In Fibrobacter sp. UWB15, a genomic segment contains:
- a CDS encoding ABC transporter permease: MNIVLTISGFLIAFLVNLLFPQVAENVRIKEYVFGGFRVDDNLAYRLVLLAIIAYYAVYTVVLFVRKASADKVAKFFAGAKFRFAVGLALAAWDILGTKLLFLPQPFFPGPAIIMDAFIGDTKFIWQNTLYSLRLFVAGFSVGVVTGVLTGVLIGWYPKARYWILPVLNICGVIPAVAWMPFALTLFPTSFAAATFLIAICSWFPVATMTADGVQGTPKSLFELSRTFGAGQLYQIFHIAIPHAMPQIFTGIMTAAAFGFTTLVMAEMMGQPGGLGYYINTSKVWSAYYKVFAAIVVMAVLFSAILKVVGAVQRYVLRWQKGVVR; encoded by the coding sequence ATGAACATTGTTTTGACGATTTCAGGTTTCCTGATCGCCTTCTTGGTAAACTTGCTTTTTCCGCAGGTGGCCGAAAATGTGCGAATCAAGGAATATGTTTTTGGCGGGTTTAGAGTTGACGACAATTTGGCATACCGCTTAGTTTTGCTTGCCATTATTGCCTATTACGCGGTCTATACGGTGGTGCTGTTTGTCCGCAAGGCGAGTGCAGATAAGGTGGCAAAATTTTTCGCGGGTGCGAAGTTCCGTTTCGCGGTTGGCTTGGCGCTTGCGGCGTGGGATATTCTTGGAACCAAGTTGCTGTTTTTGCCGCAGCCGTTTTTCCCTGGGCCTGCGATTATTATGGATGCCTTTATTGGCGATACCAAATTCATTTGGCAGAATACGCTTTACTCGTTGCGTCTTTTTGTAGCCGGATTTTCGGTGGGCGTGGTGACGGGTGTGTTAACGGGTGTACTGATCGGCTGGTATCCGAAGGCTCGTTACTGGATTTTGCCGGTGCTCAACATTTGCGGCGTGATTCCGGCAGTGGCATGGATGCCTTTTGCCTTGACGCTTTTCCCGACTTCGTTTGCGGCGGCGACTTTCTTGATTGCGATTTGCTCCTGGTTCCCGGTGGCGACCATGACGGCCGACGGGGTGCAGGGTACGCCGAAGTCGTTGTTTGAACTTTCGCGCACTTTTGGCGCGGGGCAGCTGTACCAGATTTTCCATATTGCGATTCCCCATGCGATGCCGCAGATTTTTACGGGTATTATGACGGCGGCTGCGTTTGGTTTTACGACGCTCGTGATGGCCGAAATGATGGGGCAGCCGGGTGGCCTTGGCTACTACATTAACACTTCGAAGGTCTGGAGCGCTTATTACAAGGTATTCGCTGCGATTGTCGTGATGGCAGTGCTGTTCTCGGCGATTTTGAAAGTGGTTGGCGCAGTACAGCGTTATGTGCTTCGCTGGCAGAAAGGCGTCGTGCGATAG
- a CDS encoding ATP-binding protein codes for MQENPFIVKGYKSPAYFCDRDDETAAIILNIQNGADTTLVSPRKYGKTGLILHTFAEMKRRRLNYETLYVDIFATLTLEDFTKTLAEAILIKFPEKTSIGKGFVTFLKTLRPTLTYDSISGSPQLRFNYGTVSEKEWTLKSLLEFLNTREKPVVLAFDEFQQITEYPEKTAEALLRTYTQSMQNIRFIFCGSKKKLMAEMFTSAGRPFFSSTKLLTLGKIDSDKYAEFIRGHFSEVGRTIDAGAVDWILEWTRRHTFYTQTLCNEVFAVGGNVTIDVVKNAANRILERESDYFLQYRELLTRQQWLLLVAVAKEGSVSKLTSTVFLKKYNIGSSTNARRAAESLQEKELLLTLESKEKQEYQVYDVFLSRWLEREF; via the coding sequence ATGCAAGAAAATCCGTTCATTGTCAAAGGGTATAAATCGCCGGCCTATTTCTGCGACAGAGATGACGAAACTGCCGCTATTATATTGAATATTCAGAACGGTGCCGATACGACACTGGTCTCTCCGCGTAAGTACGGAAAGACGGGATTGATTTTGCATACCTTTGCCGAAATGAAGCGTCGGCGCCTGAATTACGAAACTCTCTATGTTGACATATTCGCGACGTTGACCTTGGAAGATTTTACCAAGACCCTGGCAGAAGCCATCCTGATCAAATTTCCTGAAAAGACATCTATTGGCAAAGGGTTCGTAACTTTTTTGAAGACGCTTCGCCCCACGCTTACTTATGATTCCATTTCGGGTTCGCCGCAGTTGCGGTTTAACTACGGAACCGTTTCGGAAAAGGAATGGACTCTCAAAAGTCTGCTTGAATTTTTGAATACCCGCGAAAAGCCGGTTGTGTTGGCGTTTGACGAATTCCAACAAATTACGGAGTATCCCGAAAAGACAGCCGAAGCCTTGCTTAGAACTTATACGCAGTCTATGCAAAACATTCGTTTTATATTCTGTGGCAGTAAGAAGAAGTTGATGGCCGAAATGTTTACAAGTGCGGGTCGTCCGTTCTTTTCTAGCACCAAACTGCTGACACTTGGAAAAATCGATTCCGATAAGTATGCTGAATTTATTCGGGGCCATTTTTCCGAGGTGGGAAGAACGATTGATGCCGGTGCTGTTGATTGGATTTTGGAGTGGACGCGTCGCCACACATTTTATACCCAGACCCTTTGCAACGAAGTGTTTGCTGTCGGTGGCAACGTGACTATTGATGTGGTGAAAAATGCCGCAAACAGGATTCTAGAAAGAGAATCCGATTACTTTTTGCAGTACCGAGAACTCCTTACTCGTCAGCAATGGTTGCTTTTGGTGGCCGTTGCAAAAGAAGGTAGCGTGAGTAAGCTGACATCAACCGTGTTTTTGAAGAAATACAACATTGGTAGCTCCACGAACGCTCGCCGTGCGGCAGAATCCTTGCAAGAAAAGGAATTGCTGTTGACGCTTGAATCCAAAGAAAAACAGGAATACCAAGTTTATGATGTATTCCTGTCTCGCTGGCTGGAACGGGAGTTTTAA
- a CDS encoding PLP-dependent aspartate aminotransferase family protein, which yields MSNSKYIETKLIHGGIDGDKVTGAVNVPIYQTSTYKQAGLGENTGWEYSRTGNPTRAALEALIADLEGGVAGFAFGSGMAATSTVLSLFKQGDRIIISSNVYGGTFRVLDKVFKNLGITYSIEDTTDLAALDTKVTPDVKAFFIESPANPLLTVTDLAGVAAIAKKHGILTIVDNTFMTPYLQRPLELGADIVVHSATKYLGGHSDVVAGLAVTNNKEIAEKLAFNQNAVGAVLGPFDSFLLIRGIKTLGVRLDRHTENAERIARYLEQHEAVKHVYYPGLPTAQGYEINKKQAKNGGAMISFELYENYNIKKFFKALQLISLAESLGGVESLVCHPATMTHASIPKEIREKVGITDGLIRLSVGIEKVDDIILDLNAGINAAKEA from the coding sequence ATGTCAAATTCAAAATACATTGAAACGAAACTCATTCACGGCGGCATCGATGGCGACAAGGTCACGGGAGCCGTTAACGTGCCCATCTACCAGACTTCTACCTACAAACAGGCGGGTCTCGGCGAAAATACCGGTTGGGAATATTCCCGCACGGGTAACCCCACGCGCGCAGCGCTCGAAGCATTGATTGCCGACCTTGAAGGCGGTGTCGCGGGCTTTGCTTTTGGTAGCGGCATGGCGGCGACTTCTACGGTACTTTCGCTTTTTAAACAGGGCGACCGCATCATCATCTCCAGCAATGTCTACGGTGGAACCTTCCGCGTTTTAGACAAGGTTTTCAAGAACCTCGGCATTACCTATTCTATCGAAGATACCACCGACTTGGCAGCGCTCGATACCAAGGTGACGCCCGATGTAAAGGCTTTCTTTATCGAAAGCCCGGCAAACCCGCTCCTGACCGTGACGGACTTGGCCGGGGTTGCTGCGATTGCGAAGAAGCACGGAATTTTGACCATTGTCGACAACACCTTCATGACTCCTTACTTGCAGCGCCCGCTGGAACTTGGTGCCGACATCGTGGTGCATTCTGCGACCAAGTACTTGGGCGGCCACAGCGATGTGGTGGCAGGCCTTGCGGTAACGAACAACAAAGAAATCGCAGAAAAGCTTGCGTTCAATCAGAATGCCGTGGGTGCGGTGCTCGGCCCCTTCGATTCGTTCCTCCTGATTCGCGGTATCAAGACGCTTGGCGTGCGCCTCGATCGTCATACCGAAAACGCGGAACGCATTGCCCGCTACCTGGAACAGCACGAAGCCGTAAAGCATGTGTACTATCCGGGACTTCCGACTGCTCAGGGCTACGAAATCAACAAGAAACAGGCCAAGAACGGCGGCGCCATGATTTCGTTCGAACTTTACGAAAACTACAACATCAAGAAATTCTTCAAGGCATTGCAGCTGATTTCGCTGGCCGAAAGTCTGGGTGGCGTCGAAAGCCTCGTATGCCATCCGGCCACCATGACCCATGCCTCTATTCCGAAGGAAATTCGTGAGAAGGTGGGCATTACCGACGGACTCATTCGTTTGTCTGTAGGTATTGAAAAAGTCGATGACATTATCTTGGATTTGAACGCCGGCATTAACGCCGCAAAGGAAGCGTAA
- a CDS encoding phosphatase PAP2 family protein, giving the protein MFKKIAEFDNRVSVYWTNRHFSAKTTKFLKFYVRLGDGYIWGIFALVLFLHLGWSAFWPILAQALVAVVVSLGLYEGVKLSTKRPRPFAANPQIKAEVPPLDKYSFPSGHTMNNLAVASAVFYVVPQYGWIMMLLPLTWGLLRVYFGVHWLTDIICGFLLGVLSFAIANVIWVLCSPTVLAAIGVGA; this is encoded by the coding sequence ATGTTCAAGAAAATTGCAGAGTTTGACAACCGGGTTTCGGTCTATTGGACGAACCGGCATTTTTCCGCGAAGACGACGAAGTTCCTCAAGTTTTACGTGCGCCTGGGCGACGGCTACATTTGGGGCATTTTTGCACTGGTGCTCTTTTTGCATTTGGGCTGGTCGGCGTTTTGGCCGATTTTGGCGCAGGCTTTGGTAGCGGTGGTGGTATCGCTTGGCTTGTACGAGGGCGTAAAGCTTTCTACCAAGCGGCCGAGGCCCTTTGCGGCCAATCCACAGATTAAAGCGGAGGTTCCGCCGCTTGACAAGTACAGCTTTCCGTCGGGACACACGATGAACAACCTGGCGGTGGCCTCGGCGGTGTTTTATGTGGTGCCGCAGTACGGCTGGATCATGATGCTCTTGCCACTCACATGGGGACTTTTGCGCGTGTACTTTGGCGTGCACTGGCTCACGGATATTATTTGCGGTTTCTTGCTGGGCGTTTTAAGTTTTGCAATTGCGAATGTAATCTGGGTTCTTTGCTCGCCGACTGTTCTTGCGGCGATCGGTGTCGGGGCTTAG
- a CDS encoding ABC transporter substrate-binding protein: protein MVNNLKIYLTALLAFGFALLAGACGNEKAEKQEAPQAEKSQFKFGTLELPILDGSLCGAPFYVAKEKGFFAEEGIDAKLIAADGETRKLGLSKGTYALTNSDFQFFQAIENGVDIKIVDGIHIGCIKVLVKKGSPYKTAADLKGKKIAVDEIGGTPHQAASLWLSLGGVSTKPEDNQVQFLPYADGNLALEALEQGQIDAAAIWDPLASAYEKSGKADVIMDVAKDPVFDGRYCCFIYVSAKILKEEPAKIAALLRAIHKAEAWIAEHPEETVDIIAEGKYSEIEDKPLAVELIKSYVYTSLEQRKTLGRDVKGDLRYFSEQLKKIGYLTQDPDQFVANLYEEVDLNK from the coding sequence ATGGTAAACAATCTCAAAATTTATCTGACCGCTTTGCTCGCTTTTGGCTTTGCCCTGTTGGCCGGAGCATGCGGTAACGAAAAAGCGGAAAAACAGGAAGCCCCGCAGGCAGAAAAATCCCAGTTCAAGTTCGGTACTTTGGAACTCCCGATTTTGGACGGTTCCTTGTGCGGTGCGCCTTTCTACGTGGCTAAGGAAAAGGGATTCTTTGCCGAAGAAGGAATTGATGCCAAGTTGATCGCCGCTGATGGCGAAACGCGTAAGCTGGGCCTTAGCAAGGGCACTTATGCGCTCACGAATTCTGATTTCCAGTTTTTCCAGGCGATTGAAAACGGCGTCGATATCAAGATTGTCGATGGTATTCACATCGGTTGCATCAAGGTGCTTGTAAAGAAGGGCTCGCCCTACAAGACTGCTGCTGATTTGAAGGGCAAGAAGATTGCTGTCGATGAAATCGGCGGCACGCCGCATCAGGCTGCAAGCCTTTGGCTCTCGCTGGGAGGTGTTTCGACCAAACCCGAAGATAATCAGGTGCAGTTCTTGCCTTATGCCGATGGTAACCTTGCGCTCGAAGCTTTGGAACAGGGACAGATTGATGCCGCTGCCATTTGGGATCCGCTCGCTTCTGCTTACGAAAAGTCGGGCAAGGCCGACGTGATTATGGATGTGGCGAAGGACCCGGTGTTTGACGGTCGCTACTGCTGCTTCATTTATGTGTCTGCCAAGATTCTGAAGGAAGAACCGGCGAAGATTGCAGCACTCTTGCGTGCGATTCACAAGGCGGAAGCCTGGATTGCCGAACACCCTGAAGAAACGGTTGACATTATTGCCGAAGGCAAGTATTCCGAAATCGAAGACAAGCCGCTGGCTGTTGAACTGATTAAGAGTTATGTGTACACTTCGCTGGAACAACGCAAGACTCTTGGCCGCGACGTGAAGGGCGACTTGCGTTACTTTAGCGAACAGCTCAAGAAGATTGGCTACCTCACGCAGGATCCCGACCAGTTTGTCGCGAATCTGTACGAAGAAGTCGATTTGAACAAGTAA
- a CDS encoding PLP-dependent cysteine synthase family protein, which yields MHYYESMQSLIGKTPLVKLTHVGLPEGVNLFAKLELWNPSGSVKDRTGLYMVNDAIEKGLLKPGGTIVEATAGNTGLGIAFAALNRGIRVIFVVPTKFSQEKQTLMRALGAELINTPREDGMLGAEKKAEELLTQIPGSVSLRQFRNMANPLAHYETTGPEIYEDLDGQIDYVVAGAGSGGTFSGILKALKEKNPNIKGVLADPIGSTMGGGEHGDYNIEGIGNDFIADTMDMSLVDQVIKINDDDAFGGARELAKKEGIFAGSSSGAAFTAAKKLIASGARGNIVFVAPDRGDRYFSKGLYE from the coding sequence ATGCATTACTACGAATCAATGCAATCTTTAATCGGGAAGACTCCGCTTGTAAAGCTTACGCACGTGGGACTTCCCGAAGGCGTAAACCTGTTTGCCAAACTGGAACTCTGGAACCCCTCGGGCAGCGTGAAGGACCGCACCGGCCTTTACATGGTGAACGACGCGATTGAAAAGGGTCTCCTGAAACCGGGTGGAACCATTGTGGAAGCCACCGCAGGTAACACCGGCCTCGGCATCGCCTTCGCGGCACTCAACCGCGGCATCCGCGTGATATTCGTGGTGCCAACCAAGTTCTCGCAAGAAAAGCAGACGCTCATGCGCGCCCTCGGTGCAGAACTCATCAACACCCCCCGCGAAGACGGAATGCTCGGCGCCGAAAAGAAGGCCGAAGAACTCCTGACGCAAATTCCGGGCTCTGTTTCGCTCAGACAGTTCCGCAACATGGCGAACCCGCTGGCACATTACGAAACCACCGGCCCCGAAATCTACGAAGATTTGGACGGACAAATCGACTACGTGGTCGCAGGCGCAGGCAGTGGCGGCACCTTCAGCGGAATCCTTAAGGCGCTCAAGGAAAAGAACCCAAACATCAAGGGCGTGCTCGCAGACCCCATCGGCTCTACCATGGGCGGCGGCGAGCATGGCGACTACAACATCGAAGGAATCGGCAACGACTTTATCGCCGACACCATGGACATGTCGCTCGTAGATCAGGTCATCAAAATCAACGATGACGACGCCTTTGGCGGCGCTCGCGAACTCGCCAAGAAAGAAGGAATCTTCGCAGGCTCCTCTTCGGGTGCCGCGTTCACCGCAGCCAAAAAACTCATCGCCTCGGGTGCCCGCGGAAACATCGTGTTCGTAGCCCCCGACCGCGGCGACCGTTACTTTAGCAAGGGATTGTACGAGTAA
- a CDS encoding carboxymuconolactone decarboxylase family protein — translation MARVHLKQPNELTGEAKAAYEKLEAAGKVTNMKLVMLQDYGIYKAFMGWYDAWESLEKTVGLRAATIFAHSVSTTNGCLLCSLFFISDLKALGLDPNNFETSENEKLLQQLGQQIVKDPTKVPDELFEGLRKFYTDEQIIIIVGFGAQMQATNNFNSVLGVDVDKRLLPLKELFKPATWRENIK, via the coding sequence ATGGCAAGAGTACATTTAAAACAACCGAATGAATTGACTGGCGAAGCAAAGGCTGCTTACGAAAAGCTGGAAGCTGCAGGCAAGGTGACCAACATGAAGTTGGTGATGCTCCAGGATTACGGCATCTACAAGGCTTTCATGGGCTGGTACGATGCTTGGGAAAGTCTCGAAAAGACGGTGGGTCTGCGTGCTGCAACGATTTTTGCACACTCGGTTTCTACGACGAACGGCTGCCTTCTTTGCTCGCTGTTCTTCATTAGCGATTTGAAGGCTCTGGGTCTCGATCCGAACAACTTCGAAACTTCGGAAAACGAGAAGCTTTTGCAGCAGCTGGGCCAGCAGATTGTGAAGGATCCGACAAAGGTTCCGGACGAACTTTTCGAAGGTCTCCGCAAGTTCTATACCGACGAACAGATCATCATTATCGTGGGCTTTGGCGCTCAGATGCAGGCGACGAACAACTTCAATTCTGTCTTGGGCGTCGACGTTGACAAGCGTCTGTTGCCTTTGAAGGAGCTGTTCAAGCCCGCTACTTGGAGAGAAAATATCAAGTAA
- a CDS encoding histidine phosphatase family protein, protein MEFVPVAKFFESLAADERVFLLIRHGERRHITPEDPDFGAHVGLTERGREQALSLGKCIPAEGDMSFFSSPVGRCVETALNIGLGRGVENPQVQPLDCLAEYFVQDYDEYTKVLRAGFYEGICQWLQNETAGKPRGDKEAFAPLAARSEEMLAMMLEKGYVRFNIFATHDAWIVPCLTHFCKMTFTPQRWMNYLTGMAVVADAQKNVKRIEPVTGLDTGWLSF, encoded by the coding sequence ATGGAATTTGTACCGGTTGCGAAGTTTTTTGAATCCCTTGCCGCTGACGAACGCGTATTCCTTTTGATTCGTCACGGGGAACGCAGGCATATAACTCCTGAGGATCCTGACTTTGGTGCGCATGTGGGCCTTACGGAGCGTGGGCGCGAGCAGGCCCTGTCGCTTGGCAAGTGCATTCCTGCCGAGGGCGATATGAGTTTCTTTTCGAGCCCGGTGGGGCGCTGCGTTGAAACGGCTTTGAATATTGGCCTTGGACGCGGTGTCGAAAATCCGCAAGTGCAGCCGCTTGATTGCCTCGCAGAATACTTTGTTCAAGATTACGATGAATACACCAAGGTCTTACGCGCCGGTTTTTACGAAGGTATTTGCCAGTGGCTGCAAAATGAAACTGCTGGTAAACCACGCGGCGATAAAGAAGCGTTTGCGCCTCTGGCCGCGCGTTCCGAAGAAATGCTTGCGATGATGCTTGAAAAAGGCTACGTCCGCTTTAACATTTTTGCGACGCATGACGCCTGGATTGTGCCTTGCCTTACGCACTTTTGCAAGATGACCTTTACGCCGCAACGTTGGATGAATTATCTGACGGGAATGGCCGTGGTTGCTGATGCGCAGAAGAATGTGAAGCGCATTGAGCCCGTGACGGGCCTTGATACCGGCTGGTTATCGTTTTAA